In the Maribacter sp. MJ134 genome, one interval contains:
- a CDS encoding helix-turn-helix domain-containing protein: MGNKKELRELSVVDVVKDIAKRLGVDYEEENNEVCVDIPEHIGTGNIKAIAFSHGMGMINLDMRLKEEVRFELNQSLVQPLEIIFNSESAFTHEFDGKGKIQEIRHLESAILSCNSRHGNVITLPANEPICFFNLEINRKRFEEKIESFLPDMNAELEALFRDVNGVNLFFYKGHYSLDIAKCIEESNECEHTGFTKSVFIEGKCYEILAHHLRQYLDDLTDPDKRKILRQATVEKIEAAAEIINSELEHMDNILALARRVGLNQNTLQSGFQHLFGLSVNQYIKNARLEMAKNLMETTGLNITEITYKIGINSRSYFSKLFKERYAMTPKQYLKKLSQPKNEPPQSA, from the coding sequence ATGGGAAACAAAAAAGAGCTCAGAGAACTTAGTGTTGTGGATGTCGTAAAGGACATTGCCAAGCGATTAGGTGTGGATTATGAAGAAGAGAATAATGAAGTGTGTGTTGATATTCCAGAACACATTGGCACGGGCAATATAAAGGCTATTGCCTTTTCTCACGGCATGGGGATGATTAATTTGGATATGAGATTAAAGGAAGAGGTACGGTTTGAGCTTAACCAGTCCCTTGTGCAGCCACTTGAAATTATTTTCAATAGCGAATCCGCTTTTACGCACGAATTCGATGGTAAGGGAAAAATACAGGAAATACGCCATTTGGAGAGTGCCATACTAAGTTGTAACAGTAGACATGGTAATGTTATTACGCTTCCCGCAAACGAACCTATCTGCTTTTTTAACCTGGAGATCAATCGTAAACGCTTTGAAGAAAAAATAGAATCTTTCTTACCGGATATGAATGCGGAACTAGAGGCTCTTTTTAGGGATGTAAATGGGGTGAATCTATTTTTTTACAAAGGGCACTATAGTTTGGATATTGCAAAATGTATCGAGGAAAGTAACGAGTGTGAACACACGGGGTTTACCAAAAGTGTGTTTATAGAAGGCAAGTGTTATGAGATACTTGCACATCACTTGAGGCAGTACCTCGATGATCTTACCGATCCCGATAAACGAAAAATTCTAAGACAGGCCACTGTAGAAAAAATAGAAGCGGCGGCGGAGATCATAAATTCCGAGCTAGAGCATATGGATAATATTTTGGCCCTGGCAAGAAGAGTAGGTCTAAACCAGAATACCTTACAAAGTGGGTTTCAGCATTTATTTGGTTTGTCCGTAAATCAATACATCAAGAATGCTAGATTAGAAATGGCAAAAAATCTAATGGAGACCACAGGGTTGAATATCACTGAAATCACTTACAAGATAGGAATAAACTCCAGGAGCTACTTTTCAAAACTTTTCAAGGAACGGTACGCCATGACCCCAAAACAATACCTAAAGAAGCTTAGCCAACCAAAAAATGAACCTCCACAATCTGCTTAA
- a CDS encoding helix-turn-helix domain-containing protein, which translates to MREIIITSIKDEHILNQLNSCLEGKLTEEWGERILEFDNEIGKGTIRNIGFDWGVSLLDCNVTFHQNIKLIFRTTSVSPIEFIFISKGSFKYSEDDNEEYLDLEQYQNIIISPKRYAKKTFVFPKGRDLKVNFIRILRKDYLKKKNNNVTYLNELLLSVFNDEENSFPYTHGGSFSLKIEDQVKALDNVHDNGIIRSLSIEGRIYLILSLQLLEHHDFETNKSLPDALSRADIKKINTLSEYILDNISGHLSVEALAKESGLSPKKLQLGFKVLYSKTVNEYVRQLKLEISRDYLKNTDLSVSEIVYAIGIKSRSYFSKIFNDAYGILPTDYRKQLKSVGKIGIDR; encoded by the coding sequence ATGCGAGAAATTATAATAACGAGTATAAAGGATGAGCATATTCTAAATCAATTGAATTCTTGCCTAGAAGGAAAGCTGACAGAGGAGTGGGGAGAGCGTATTTTAGAGTTTGATAATGAGATTGGAAAAGGAACTATACGAAATATTGGATTCGATTGGGGCGTATCCCTCTTAGATTGCAACGTTACCTTTCATCAAAATATTAAATTGATATTCAGGACTACCAGTGTATCGCCTATAGAGTTCATTTTTATTTCAAAAGGGTCCTTCAAATATAGTGAAGATGACAATGAGGAGTACCTAGACCTTGAACAGTACCAGAATATCATTATTTCACCCAAGCGCTATGCTAAGAAGACCTTTGTTTTTCCAAAAGGGAGAGATTTAAAGGTGAATTTCATTAGGATTTTACGCAAGGATTATTTGAAAAAGAAGAACAATAACGTTACGTATCTGAACGAGCTTTTGCTGTCGGTCTTCAATGATGAAGAGAATAGTTTCCCTTACACGCATGGAGGTAGTTTTAGTCTTAAAATCGAAGATCAGGTAAAGGCCCTGGATAATGTTCATGACAACGGGATCATTAGGTCCCTGTCCATAGAAGGAAGAATTTACCTGATTCTTTCACTTCAATTATTGGAGCATCATGATTTTGAAACGAACAAATCACTGCCGGATGCTCTTTCCAGAGCGGATATTAAAAAAATCAATACCCTGTCCGAATATATTTTGGATAATATTTCCGGTCATCTTTCGGTAGAAGCGCTTGCAAAGGAATCTGGTTTAAGCCCAAAGAAATTACAACTTGGTTTCAAAGTCCTGTATTCTAAGACCGTGAACGAATATGTAAGACAGTTAAAATTGGAAATATCTAGGGATTATTTGAAAAACACAGATCTTTCGGTTTCCGAGATAGTATACGCTATAGGTATTAAGAGTAGAAGTTACTTCTCTAAAATCTTTAATGATGCTTATGGTATTTTACCTACGGATTATAGGAAACAATTAAAATCTGTGGGGAAGATAGGTATTGATCGTTAG
- a CDS encoding SOS response-associated peptidase — protein sequence MYFKISNTAKREQMEKWTDTSFKYPHLYEPQVVINGLNEVSIPIITIDKPDEMNLAIWGMLPERYEEDWTIFQNTTNTLNLHEASMNSDLWYVDALKYRRCLIPVTGFFTSYLSEGKAYPYYISLKNNEPFYLAGIYNTLEDGFITCSLLVGKANKFIKKYQNLVDCMPLIVTPNEKDAWLDKSIPLKDIKQFLKSPVANKYQANPIAKELFNNDITYDSMLLPYQYDKS from the coding sequence ATGTATTTTAAAATTTCAAATACGGCGAAGCGGGAGCAAATGGAAAAGTGGACGGATACCTCTTTCAAATACCCACATCTTTATGAACCACAAGTGGTTATAAACGGCTTAAACGAGGTATCCATACCTATTATCACTATAGATAAACCAGATGAAATGAATTTAGCCATCTGGGGTATGTTACCAGAGCGGTACGAAGAGGATTGGACTATTTTTCAGAATACCACCAATACGCTAAACCTGCACGAAGCCTCCATGAATTCTGATTTGTGGTATGTTGATGCCCTTAAATATAGAAGATGTCTTATTCCGGTAACCGGGTTCTTTACGTCTTACTTAAGTGAAGGAAAAGCATATCCTTACTATATTAGTCTTAAAAATAATGAACCGTTTTACCTGGCCGGTATTTATAATACGCTAGAGGATGGATTTATTACCTGTTCTTTATTGGTTGGTAAGGCGAACAAATTCATTAAAAAATATCAAAACCTAGTGGACTGTATGCCGTTGATAGTTACACCCAACGAAAAAGACGCTTGGTTAGACAAAAGCATCCCTCTAAAGGATATTAAACAATTTTTAAAAAGCCCGGTAGCTAATAAATATCAAGCAAATCCGATTGCTAAAGAACTGTTCAATAATGATATTACCTACGATAGTATGTTGCTACCCTACCAATATGACAAATCCTAA
- a CDS encoding helix-turn-helix transcriptional regulator, protein MEARKKISQQELSLLKEYLSGTITDKNAIPYLELSAEIGSGQIHCVTMDRGLMAMEFDLTLGQDQEVVLGPDNSNCAYLFYCLKGNCFHKFKGRAQVTKLEELQTVVLFNDRDHRSKFLFKKEERVVLNCIKIDFDLYKDDTIESGRGLIALLNSYNKRLGYFHYGKFNLEIGELIKQLENAKFVDSVSSLIHFHGLCHMILAKQLEQFKKDIQQGISPSTSLLKRELETISDISDFIRNYPEMPHSISSISSKSGLSPSKLQLGFKFMHAKTLGEYIRMVRLEKAEELIRTTDLNISQVVYSIGFTSRSYFCKIFKKKYGCSPKVYKRKTNESLQIVN, encoded by the coding sequence ATGGAAGCAAGAAAGAAAATTTCGCAACAAGAGCTATCGCTTTTGAAGGAATATTTATCAGGTACCATTACCGATAAAAATGCAATTCCTTACCTAGAATTAAGTGCGGAAATAGGCAGTGGACAGATACATTGTGTTACCATGGACAGGGGTCTAATGGCTATGGAGTTTGATTTGACCTTGGGACAGGACCAAGAAGTAGTTCTAGGTCCCGATAATAGTAATTGTGCATATCTGTTTTATTGTTTAAAGGGCAATTGCTTTCATAAGTTCAAAGGAAGGGCACAGGTAACAAAATTAGAGGAGTTGCAAACCGTGGTGCTGTTTAATGACCGTGATCACCGTAGTAAATTTCTTTTTAAAAAGGAGGAGCGCGTGGTGCTTAATTGTATTAAAATAGACTTTGATTTATACAAGGACGACACTATTGAGTCCGGCAGGGGTCTAATCGCCTTATTAAATTCCTATAATAAGCGTTTAGGATACTTTCACTACGGAAAATTCAATCTTGAAATTGGGGAATTGATCAAACAGTTGGAAAATGCCAAGTTTGTAGATTCCGTTTCCTCCCTGATTCATTTTCACGGGCTGTGTCATATGATATTGGCGAAACAACTGGAGCAGTTTAAGAAGGACATTCAACAGGGAATTTCGCCTTCTACCTCCTTGCTAAAAAGAGAATTAGAGACCATAAGTGATATTAGTGACTTTATCCGCAACTATCCTGAAATGCCACATAGCATAAGCAGCATATCTTCTAAGTCGGGACTTTCGCCTTCTAAATTACAATTGGGTTTTAAATTTATGCACGCAAAAACATTAGGCGAATATATAAGAATGGTAAGGCTAGAAAAAGCCGAAGAGCTCATAAGAACTACGGATTTGAACATATCTCAGGTGGTATACTCCATAGGGTTTACCAGTAGAAGCTATTTTTGTAAGATCTTTAAAAAGAAATATGGTTGTAGTCCAAAAGTGTACAAGAGGAAAACAAATGAATCGTTACAAATTGTAAATTAA
- a CDS encoding ferritin-like domain-containing protein — protein sequence MSTYTEEVGEKLNDLLEKTYDAEKGFKKAAENTEHSALKSYFQGKAQQRYDFGHELKSEIKSFGQEVDKGDSLTGKAHRAWMDVKALFSSDNEEAMLEEAIRGEKASIEEYDDVLGDTSLPSTTSAILRNQKEAIEKGLSTIKSLEDIS from the coding sequence ATGAGTACATACACAGAAGAAGTGGGAGAAAAATTAAACGACCTTTTAGAGAAAACCTATGATGCAGAAAAAGGTTTCAAGAAGGCTGCAGAAAATACGGAGCACAGTGCCCTAAAATCCTATTTTCAGGGAAAAGCACAACAGCGTTATGATTTTGGCCATGAGCTAAAATCAGAAATCAAATCCTTTGGACAAGAAGTAGACAAGGGCGATAGCCTAACCGGAAAAGCACACAGAGCATGGATGGACGTTAAAGCGTTGTTTTCTTCTGATAATGAGGAAGCTATGCTAGAAGAGGCCATACGTGGGGAAAAAGCTTCAATAGAGGAATATGACGATGTTCTAGGGGATACGTCCCTACCCTCTACTACATCCGCTATTTTAAGAAATCAAAAAGAGGCTATTGAAAAAGGGCTTTCTACCATTAAATCTTTAGAAGATATTAGCTAA
- a CDS encoding DUF2945 domain-containing protein, producing MIRKGTKVSWKWGNGSAEGTVEETFSSKVTKTIKGTEVTRNGSSGDKALYISQEDGDYVLKSESEVERVD from the coding sequence ATGATAAGAAAAGGAACAAAGGTTTCGTGGAAATGGGGCAACGGAAGTGCAGAAGGCACTGTTGAGGAAACGTTTAGCTCAAAGGTGACAAAGACTATAAAGGGCACTGAGGTGACCAGAAATGGCAGTTCTGGCGACAAAGCCCTATATATCTCTCAAGAGGACGGAGATTATGTTCTAAAAAGCGAAAGTGAAGTAGAACGCGTAGACTAA
- a CDS encoding mechanosensitive ion channel family protein: MTNQFSEAWSRMIEKLDAWFNALVVNLPNIIIAVVVFTISLIVSRYISKVVTKILSNTKLQASVRSLLSKIASIVVVLLGLFLVLGILNLSKALNTILAGAGVVGLAVGLALQGALANTYSGIVLSFIKHIKFGDWIESNGFEGEVVDLDLRSVTLKQPDNNLVYLPNKMVVENPIKNYSTTAQSRVILQCGVGYSSDLEFVRKLVKKTILENFDAVENKEDIIFLYQEFGDSSINFETRFWINSTSALEVAKAKTDAMIAIKKVFDTNEINIPFPIRTLNLPESLKIEKTNSN; encoded by the coding sequence ATGACAAATCAATTTTCAGAAGCTTGGTCTAGAATGATCGAGAAGTTAGACGCTTGGTTCAACGCTCTTGTGGTAAACTTGCCCAATATCATTATTGCGGTGGTAGTTTTTACCATAAGTCTAATTGTATCGCGATATATAAGCAAGGTGGTCACTAAAATTCTGTCGAACACAAAGCTACAGGCTTCTGTGCGAAGTTTACTTTCCAAAATAGCATCCATAGTAGTGGTCCTTTTGGGCCTCTTTCTGGTATTGGGTATCCTTAACCTAAGTAAGGCCCTGAACACCATTTTGGCGGGTGCAGGTGTAGTTGGCTTGGCCGTAGGCCTAGCATTGCAAGGGGCCTTGGCCAATACCTACTCTGGTATAGTCCTCTCCTTCATAAAGCACATTAAATTTGGAGATTGGATAGAGAGCAATGGTTTTGAAGGCGAAGTAGTAGATTTAGATCTGCGCTCGGTAACCTTAAAACAACCTGATAATAATTTGGTGTACCTCCCTAATAAAATGGTAGTGGAAAACCCTATTAAAAATTACTCTACAACAGCACAGTCCCGAGTTATATTACAATGTGGGGTGGGTTATTCTTCCGATTTAGAGTTTGTGCGAAAATTAGTAAAGAAAACCATTTTAGAAAACTTTGATGCGGTAGAAAATAAGGAGGACATTATTTTCCTTTACCAAGAATTTGGAGACAGCTCCATTAATTTTGAAACTCGATTCTGGATTAATTCCACCTCAGCGTTAGAGGTTGCCAAGGCTAAAACCGATGCTATGATCGCTATCAAAAAAGTGTTCGATACAAACGAAATTAATATCCCGTTCCCAATACGGACGTTAAACCTTCCGGAAAGTCTTAAAATAGAAAAAACCAATTCCAACTAG
- a CDS encoding DNA topoisomerase IB — protein MAKQDELQRIKELVIPPAWENVQISDLSNAHLQAFGYDLKKRIQYRYHPLWLRIRNRTKFYRMSAFGKVLPELRSKVDTDLALPGWPRNKVLALVVRLMEETHIRIGSRQYAKRNKTYGLSTLRTKHVSVHKEKVRFKFTGKKGKKHDITLRNKKLIKLVSKCEEIPGWELFQFFDKDGSKTAIDSGMVNDYIQQAVGDAFTAKDFRTWAGTVIFFDSLRSFPKTCDPKILHSNTLRAYDVVAKELGNTRNVCRKYYVHPLLPLEYEKGNLTEVFENVDTTTHSPNQSASEAVLLKLIQEYSPLQDIKKNIA, from the coding sequence TTGGCAAAACAAGATGAGCTTCAACGTATTAAGGAACTGGTAATTCCACCAGCTTGGGAAAATGTTCAGATTTCTGATTTGAGCAATGCGCACTTACAGGCTTTTGGATACGATTTAAAAAAACGAATACAATACCGGTATCATCCGCTTTGGTTAAGAATAAGAAATAGGACCAAATTCTATAGAATGTCCGCCTTTGGCAAGGTCTTACCCGAACTAAGATCAAAAGTAGATACGGACCTAGCTCTCCCAGGTTGGCCCAGGAATAAAGTCTTGGCATTAGTGGTAAGACTTATGGAGGAGACACATATTAGGATAGGTAGCAGACAGTACGCCAAAAGAAATAAAACTTACGGCCTCTCTACACTTAGAACCAAACATGTCTCCGTCCATAAAGAGAAAGTCCGATTTAAGTTTACTGGAAAGAAGGGCAAGAAGCACGACATCACACTGAGGAATAAAAAGCTAATTAAACTTGTAAGTAAATGCGAGGAAATCCCTGGTTGGGAGCTATTCCAATTTTTTGATAAGGACGGAAGTAAAACGGCCATAGACAGTGGTATGGTCAATGATTATATACAACAAGCCGTTGGAGACGCCTTTACTGCAAAAGATTTCAGAACTTGGGCAGGAACCGTAATCTTCTTTGACTCACTTAGGTCGTTCCCAAAGACTTGTGATCCTAAAATATTGCATTCCAATACGCTAAGGGCTTACGACGTGGTAGCCAAGGAGCTCGGAAATACAAGAAATGTTTGCCGCAAATATTACGTACACCCGCTACTTCCACTGGAATATGAAAAGGGAAACTTGACTGAAGTTTTCGAGAACGTCGATACAACGACCCATAGTCCCAATCAATCGGCATCAGAAGCCGTTTTGCTGAAGTTAATACAAGAGTATAGTCCATTACAGGATATTAAGAAAAATATAGCATGA